From a single Armatimonadota bacterium genomic region:
- a CDS encoding type II toxin-antitoxin system HicB family antitoxin — translation MASVPDLPGCFSDAPTVEEAEVRIREAITLWIETAVANGWQVPPPRAQALRIAV, via the coding sequence ATGGCTTCCGTACCCGACCTTCCGGGCTGTTTCAGCGATGCGCCTACAGTTGAGGAGGCCGAAGTGCGAATCCGGGAGGCGATTACGCTTTGGATAGAGACAGCAGTCGCCAATGGTTGGCAAGTGCCGCCACCTCGCGCCCAAGCTCTGAGGATCGCAGTATAA
- a CDS encoding type II toxin-antitoxin system HicA family toxin translates to MTWRELEDRLVKDGWKLDRQSGSHRIFVHGKKHGIIVLSGHQGSEQVGKGMLSKLLKQAGLK, encoded by the coding sequence GTGACTTGGCGCGAGCTCGAAGACCGCCTTGTGAAGGATGGCTGGAAGCTTGACCGTCAGTCGGGCAGCCATCGAATCTTCGTCCACGGCAAGAAGCACGGCATTATCGTCCTTTCGGGCCACCAAGGCAGCGAGCAAGTTGGGAAGGGAATGCTGAGCAAGCTCCTCAAACAGGCAGGACTAAAGTGA
- a CDS encoding aminotransferase class I/II-fold pyridoxal phosphate-dependent enzyme, which translates to MAKGPAVSHPPDEALNRSARDPKTHRYDETPRGWNSFLEAAAGWYKREFGVDVDAKTEILQLIGSKEGLAHLAWTYIEPGDLSIVPNPGYTVYKVNTLMAGGEVHETPLRAENGFLPVLEDIPTDVARKAKLFYVCYPHNPTGATAPLSFYEDCVRFCREHDILLVNDMAYAAVTYDGYRCPTVLQVPGAKDVSIEFHSLSKTFNMTGWRLGFALGNKDAIANLSALKSNLDSKAFPAIAEAGAYGLNNLKIDETLRIFERRRDLLCDGLNALGWKVTKPKATFYVWARIPRDDMTSAEFAAELLKRAHIVAIPGTGYGSEGEGYIRMSLTLLGDKDGERFAEAVRRIKESGLVPVGV; encoded by the coding sequence CTGGCCAAAGGTCCTGCTGTCAGCCATCCTCCCGATGAGGCGCTCAACCGCTCCGCCCGCGACCCCAAAACCCACCGCTACGACGAAACCCCGCGAGGCTGGAACAGCTTTCTCGAAGCGGCGGCGGGCTGGTACAAACGCGAATTCGGCGTCGATGTGGACGCTAAGACCGAGATCTTGCAGCTCATCGGAAGCAAGGAGGGTCTAGCGCATCTGGCATGGACCTACATCGAGCCCGGCGACCTGAGCATCGTCCCCAACCCCGGCTACACCGTCTACAAGGTGAACACGCTCATGGCAGGCGGCGAGGTCCACGAGACCCCGCTCCGCGCCGAGAACGGCTTCCTGCCGGTGCTCGAGGACATCCCGACGGACGTGGCGCGAAAGGCGAAGCTCTTCTACGTCTGCTACCCGCACAACCCCACCGGCGCCACCGCCCCGCTGAGCTTTTATGAGGACTGCGTGCGCTTCTGCCGCGAGCACGACATCCTGCTGGTCAACGACATGGCCTATGCCGCGGTGACCTACGACGGCTACCGCTGCCCGACGGTGCTGCAAGTGCCCGGCGCGAAAGACGTGTCCATCGAGTTCCATTCGCTGAGCAAGACCTTCAACATGACCGGCTGGCGCCTCGGCTTCGCGCTCGGCAATAAGGACGCCATCGCGAACCTTTCCGCGCTGAAATCGAACCTGGACAGCAAGGCGTTTCCGGCGATCGCCGAAGCGGGCGCCTACGGTCTGAACAACTTGAAGATCGACGAGACGCTGCGCATCTTCGAGCGCCGACGCGACCTGCTTTGCGACGGCCTGAACGCGCTGGGCTGGAAGGTCACGAAGCCCAAGGCGACGTTCTACGTCTGGGCGCGGATTCCCCGCGATGACATGACTTCGGCCGAGTTCGCCGCCGAGCTCCTCAAGCGAGCGCACATCGTGGCGATCCCAGGCACGGGCTACGGCAGCGAAGGCGAGGGCTACATCCGCATGTCGCTAACGCTCCTCGGCGACAAAGACGGCGAGCGCTTCGCCGAAGCGGTGCGGCGGATCAAGGAGTCGGGTCTGGTGCCTGTGGGGGTGTAG
- a CDS encoding tetratricopeptide repeat protein, with amino-acid sequence MNWRRIAAIAAPLCVCQTLAISPRLAPSVDPDAPAGYLRLLREARSLSSGKQFQEAEKLLETAVAINPVNGEAWVLLGRNRYDLKQWERSIAAYRQAIDLGQGYAWSSAYDICCCYALWGKKGEALKWLDKAMRLGWRDLSHLSSDTDLASLRKEPSFIAWAAAKDVSKMSRDEAFRYDLWLLDRELRRKHYSPYRLHLSAEFEAYVKRLHADIPKLNRDQILASFMKLAAMCGDGHTNARPPHDQLSMTPLQFYWFEDGMVVTAAGKGLAEFAGAKLVTVAGKDWKTVVERSEPYISRDNAMGVRSMLPRLLSYPGFLHGIGVTPSADQVEYGLELKDGSRKTAVVKAEPMPSMKEWTMARSESSNPEPLTMKNRSKPFWFEYLPERKLVFFQYNAVRNSSGETTQQFGRRLEAFVAEHEVETLVIDIRWNGGGNTFLNIPLEASILRMAKINKPGHLFVITGRETFSACQNFATDLDMRTDAIFVGEPTGSKPNFIGETVMLTLPYSRMAVSISDLYWGRGWPMDYRIWIAPELYAPPTFALFKDNRDPAMEAVLAYLDAQRESGTLPSRPLEPATAR; translated from the coding sequence ATGAATTGGCGTCGTATCGCGGCCATCGCCGCACCCCTGTGCGTTTGCCAAACGTTGGCAATATCACCCAGGCTCGCACCGTCCGTTGATCCGGACGCGCCAGCAGGGTATCTGAGACTACTGCGCGAAGCGCGATCGCTCTCTTCAGGCAAGCAGTTCCAGGAAGCGGAAAAACTCTTGGAAACGGCGGTCGCCATCAATCCTGTGAATGGCGAAGCGTGGGTGCTGTTGGGCCGGAACCGCTACGACCTCAAGCAATGGGAGCGTTCCATTGCCGCATACAGGCAAGCGATTGACTTGGGGCAAGGGTATGCCTGGTCGTCGGCCTATGACATCTGTTGCTGCTACGCGCTATGGGGCAAGAAGGGCGAGGCGCTCAAGTGGCTGGATAAGGCAATGCGATTGGGTTGGAGAGACCTTTCTCACCTATCCTCCGACACCGACCTTGCCTCGCTGCGAAAGGAGCCGAGCTTCATCGCGTGGGCCGCAGCAAAGGACGTTTCGAAAATGTCGCGTGACGAGGCGTTTCGATACGATCTATGGCTTCTCGATCGCGAACTTCGGCGGAAACACTACTCTCCCTATCGGCTTCACTTGTCTGCCGAGTTTGAGGCTTACGTCAAACGGCTGCACGCCGACATCCCAAAGCTGAACCGCGACCAGATTCTGGCCTCGTTTATGAAGCTTGCCGCGATGTGCGGCGACGGGCATACGAACGCACGGCCTCCCCACGACCAGCTTTCGATGACCCCGTTGCAGTTCTACTGGTTTGAGGACGGCATGGTGGTGACGGCAGCGGGGAAGGGTCTCGCAGAGTTTGCCGGTGCCAAGCTCGTCACCGTTGCAGGAAAGGACTGGAAGACCGTCGTTGAGCGGTCCGAACCCTACATCAGCCGTGATAATGCCATGGGCGTCCGATCGATGCTCCCGCGTCTTCTCTCGTATCCGGGATTTCTACACGGAATTGGGGTTACGCCTTCCGCCGATCAAGTGGAATATGGGCTTGAGCTGAAAGATGGCAGCCGCAAGACGGCCGTTGTAAAGGCCGAACCCATGCCATCCATGAAGGAGTGGACGATGGCTCGCTCCGAATCCTCGAACCCCGAGCCGCTCACGATGAAGAACCGCTCGAAACCGTTTTGGTTCGAGTATCTGCCTGAGAGAAAACTGGTGTTCTTTCAATACAACGCCGTGCGAAACAGTTCTGGAGAAACGACCCAGCAGTTCGGCAGGCGGTTGGAGGCTTTCGTGGCTGAGCATGAGGTCGAGACCTTGGTCATCGACATCCGCTGGAACGGTGGCGGCAACACCTTTCTGAACATTCCACTGGAAGCATCGATTCTCCGAATGGCCAAAATCAACAAGCCGGGGCACCTCTTTGTGATCACTGGCCGTGAGACCTTCTCAGCGTGCCAGAACTTCGCGACAGATCTCGACATGCGCACAGACGCGATCTTCGTTGGCGAACCGACGGGCTCCAAACCCAACTTCATCGGCGAAACGGTGATGTTGACTCTGCCTTACTCGAGGATGGCTGTGAGCATCAGCGATCTGTACTGGGGCCGCGGCTGGCCGATGGACTACCGAATCTGGATCGCTCCGGAGCTGTATGCGCCGCCAACGTTCGCGCTGTTCAAGGACAACCGTGATCCTGCCATGGAGGCTGTGCTGGCCTATCTGGATGCCCAACGGGAATCGGGAACGTTGCCATCAAGGCCGCTTGAGCCCGCCACGGCTCGATAA